Proteins encoded by one window of Lathyrus oleraceus cultivar Zhongwan6 chromosome 1, CAAS_Psat_ZW6_1.0, whole genome shotgun sequence:
- the LOC127101486 gene encoding uncharacterized protein LOC127101486, which produces MSQHQTTSDSKTTKSTHKVSTPSMDIHDDEILDVVPLSVIPCEALDLNHPLDASASACPNQGNISSIPSGSTHATSSKEDIHHTDHVIRNLVTRILNEGHFMKGVYTPLSKMYPSPEVAQHSEKNNDSSSSEKDMAAEEDDRSNEKDDSLLHHLKPSVAKRMKTRKGRYVAEMMSAKTAKKTTGVGPSKSWSKVEVKKRKVREVSECEEDVEEDIPDISPVKKTTVRKSPVKVVVVHLDNISFHLEDGATNWKFVIQRRVAMERELGKDVVEVKEVMDLIKTTGLMKIVSGFSQCYEGLVKEFIVNIPEDIADKNNKEFCKVFVRGKCITFSPTVISNFMGRRVKGAGELEATDNEVCREITARQVKG; this is translated from the exons atgtcacaacatcaaactACATCTGATTCAAAAACTACTAAGTCTACTCACAAGGTTAGCACTCCTTCCATGGACATTCACGATGATGAGATTTTGGATGTGGTTCCTCTATCAGTTATTCCCTGCGAAGCCCTTGATTTAAACCATCCCCTGGATGCCTCAGCTTCTGCATGCCCCAATCAAGGTAACATCTCTAGTATCCCTTCTGGCTCAACTCATGCCACTAGTTCTAAGGAAGATATACACCACACTGATCATGTCATAaggaacctagtcactagaatccttaatgaaggacattttaTGAAGGGAGTCTATACTCCCCTGtctaaaatgtacccctctcctgaggttgcACAACATAGTGAGAAGAATAACGATTCCTCCAGTTCTGAGAAGGACATGGCTGCTGAAG aggatgataggtcTAATGAGAAAGATGATAGCTtacttcatcacttaaagccAAGTGTGGCTAAGCGTATGAAGACCCGAAAAGGAAGATatgtggctgaaatgatgtcagctAAAACAGCTAAGAAGACTACTGGTGTTGGTCCttccaaatcttggagcaaggttgaagtgaagaagaggaaggttagAGAAGTCTCTGAGTGTGAAGAAGATGTTGAGGAAGATAtccctgacatctctcctgtGAAGAAGACCACTGTGAGGAAGTCCCCTGTGAAAGTTGTTGTTGTGCATTTGGAtaatatctctttccatcttgaagatggagctACCAATtggaaatttgtgattcaaagaaGGGTGGCTATGGAAAGGGAGTTAGGAAAGGATGTTGTTGAAgtcaaggaggtcatggacctaatAAAGACTACTGGGTTGATGAAGATTGTGTCTGGGTTCTCTCAGTGCTATGAGGGTTTggttaaggaattcattgtcaacatTCCTGAGGATATTGCTGATAAGAACAACAAGGAATTTTGCAAAGTATTTGTGAGAGGTAAGTGTATCACATTCTCTCCCACTGTCATTAGCAATTTTATGGGAAGAAGAGTTAAGGGTGCAGGTGAATTGGaagctacagacaatgaggtctgtagagaAATTACAGCAAGGCAAGTGAAAGGGTAA